Proteins encoded together in one Acanthochromis polyacanthus isolate Apoly-LR-REF ecotype Palm Island chromosome 12, KAUST_Apoly_ChrSc, whole genome shotgun sequence window:
- the LOC110952953 gene encoding ataxin-1-like, which yields MKANQERSNGCLPPKKREILALEQRPVVVATATPPAAVTADSPHTENLAWLASVASERCKSREVESPRCHVSSTSSSSSPSTSIPSSATPLSAVPLASLPAAYPTALPQQAGTIQFAQLGPNVQFISSGPYAGYISSHIISTNANSAPNSSAIVGQRPQLDGYTTALISPNTKGEQQFQIGLSPTELAPASLPSSPQVTSQYIHLDSRTPLTVSGNAVTSPAAHLQLHPHTAVLPQTLTFAPSQLVVQYADGSAGKKPEGQAKGVLNGELEVVKHAKASSQPPNHQQVQSYETRHILLPADYAQNPAGLQTSLVLVAQPNHGAEHEPGSNKISLVQTEKGGICLGKPVSRSSSFTSLSSSEVVKSVAPHTVIQTTIPPEELPANLYSSTQPPIIGYITSANQHAVSYHAALPQHLVIPSGQSLLIPVSSANNGTEMEVSRTVSALTATTTPQISTAMPHAYLATALSKCDALGPDGNQPPPAVAQAPALPVLPSNPVPTVVAAPSPTPTSVSTPAPAAIQASPSISSPSSPVALPPFFMRGSIIQLADGELKRVEDLKTEDFIQSAEISSELKIDSSTVERIDSGQSPNAVVIQFSVGELKAQVCVEVLVEYPFFVFGQGWSSCCPDRTTQLFELSCAKLCVGDVCVSLTLRGLRNGSLTDSQVLGAKLKTGHLSDSCHNVDPNVRNSVSPNAAGSNGGLLMKSSSADRLERQHVAGSGPGGELQAGLVQGQVEGIYRAGPGEVRQESVKTDTHSKLQCGDPERPTVRKRRWSAPERDQTERAEDEPPVTLPKPSFIPQEVKISIEGHSSTGSDRCLNKRVDC from the exons ATGAAAGCCAACCAAGAGCGGAGTAATGGATGCCTGCCTCCTAAGAAGCGGGAGATCTTGGCCCTGGAGCAGAGGCCGGTGGTTGTCGCTACAGCAACACCTCCGGCTGCAGTGACTGCTGATAGTCCACATACAGAAAACCTAGCGTGGCTGGCCAGTGTAGCCAGTGAACGCTGCAAGTCCAGAGAGGTAGAGAGTCCGAGATGTCATGTCTCCTCTACATCCTCCTCGTCTTCACCTTCCACTTCTATTCCCTCCTCAGCCACCCCTCTATCTGCAGTGCCCTTGGCGTCTCTACCTGCAGCCTACCCCACAGCTCTTCCCCAGCAAGCCGGGACGATCCAGTTTGCTCAGCTGGGACCCAACGTTCAGTTCATCAGCTCTGGTCCCTACGCCGGCTACATCTCTTCTCACATCATCTCAACGAATGCTAATTCTGCACCCAACAGCTCTGCCATAGTCGGACAGCGTCCCCAGCTGGATGGTTACACCACTGCCCTCATCTCCCCCAACACCAAGGGGGAGCAGCAGTTCCAGATAGGCCTCTCCCCGACAGAGCTGGCTCCCGCATCGCTACCGAGCTCTCCTCAAGTCACCAGCCAGTACATCCATCTGGACAGCAGAACACCTCTGACTGTCAGTGGAAATGCCGTCACCTCACCCGCGGCCCACCTCCAGCTCCACCCTCACACCGCCGTCCTCCCCCAGACGCTCACCTTCGCTCCCTCACAGCTTGTGGTTCAGTATGCAGATGGTTCTGCTGGAAAGAAACCAGAGGGGCAGGCCAAGGGTGTGCTGAACGGGGAACTGGAGGTGGTCAAACATGCAAAAGCCTCCAGTCAGCCACCAAACCATCAGCAGGTCCAGAGCTACGAGACCAGACACATCCTGCTTCCTGCCGACTACGCCCAAAACCCTGCAGGACTCCAGACCTCCCTGGTGCTTGTGGCTCAGCCCAACCATGGAGCTGAACATGAACCTGGCTCAAATAAGATCTCTTTAGTCCAGACTGAGAAAGGAGGCATTTGTTTGGGGAAACCAGTGTCCAGATCGTCCTCTTTCACTTCCCTCTCTTCCTCCGAGGTGGTAAAATCTGTTGCTCCCCATACCGTCATCCAGACCACCATCCCCCCTGAGGAGCTGCCAGCCAACCTTTACTCGTCCACGCAGCCGCCCATCATCGGCTACATCACCAGCGCAAACCAGCACGCTGTTAGCTACCATGCGGCGCTGCCACAGCATCTGGTCATCCCAAGCGGCCAGTCCCTCCTCATCCCAGTCAGCAGTGCCAACAACGGCACAGAAATGGAGGTTAGTCGCACTGTCAGCGCACTGACCGCCACCACTACCCCTCAAATATCCACCGCCATGCCGCACGCCTATCTGGCCACGGCCCTGTCCAAGTGTGATGCGCTTGGGCCAGATGGAAACCAACCACCACCTGCTGTTGCACAGGCTCCAGCATTGCCAGTGCTGCCCTCAAACCCTGTTCCTACAGTGGTGGCAGCTCCTTCCCCAACTCCCACCAGTGTTTCTACTCCTGCCCCTGCCGCCATCCAAGCCTCGCCATCCAtttcctctccctcttcccCTGTGGCGCTTCCTCCGTTCTTCATGCGAGGCTCCATCATCCAGCTGGCCGATGGGGAGCTGAAGCGTGTGGAGGACCTCAAGACGGAGGACTTCATCCAGAGCGCTGAGATCAGCAGCGAGCTGAAGATCGACTCCAGCACCGTGGAGCGAATCGACAGCGGACAAAGTCCTAATGCTGTGGTCATTCAGTTTTCTGTGGGAGAGCTCAAAGCCCAG gtgtgtgtggaAGTGCTGGTGGAATATCCTTTCTTCGTTTTCGGCCAAGGCTGGTCGTCGTGTTGCCCCGACCGGACCACGCAGCTGTTTGAACTGTCCTGTGCTAAGCTCTGCGTGGGCGACGTCTGCGTGTCGCTGACCCTCCGCGGTTTGAGGAACGGATCTCTAACAGACAGCCAGGTTCTGGGGGCGAAGCTGAAGACCGGCCACCTCTCCGACTCCTGCCACAACGTGGACCCCAATGTAAGGAACAGTGTGAGTCCGAACGCCGCAGGCAGTAACGGCGGCCTCCTCATGAAGTCCTCCAGCGCCGACCGGCTGGAGAGGCAACACGTTGCCGGATCGGGACCAGGAGGGGAACTACAGGCGggattagttcaaggacaggTGGAGGGGATCTACAGAGCCGGACCAGGAGAAGTAAGACAGGAATCAGTGAAAACAGACACCCACTCTAAACTGCAATGTGGCGATCCAGAGAGACCCACAGTCCGCAAGAGACGCTGGTCAGCCCCAGAGCGAGACCAGACGGAGAGAGCTGAGGACGAGCCTCCCGTGACTCTGCCCAAACCCTCCTTCATCCCTCAGGAGGTCAAAATCAGCATAGAGGGCCACTCTAGTACTGGGAGCGACAGATGCTTGAACAAAAGAGTAGACTGCTGA